One genomic window of Blastopirellula retiformator includes the following:
- the panD gene encoding aspartate 1-decarboxylase, producing MIRTFLKSKIHRATCTEACLDYEGSVTIDSLLMEAADLLDHEQVDIYNITSGTRLTTYAIPGPPGSGVICINGAAAHLVNPKDLVIIASYAQYTEQELADYAPIVVQVDQQNQIMTPVAKN from the coding sequence ATGATCCGAACCTTTCTCAAATCGAAGATCCACCGCGCCACCTGCACCGAGGCTTGCCTCGATTACGAAGGAAGCGTGACGATTGATAGTCTGCTGATGGAGGCGGCCGATTTGCTCGACCACGAACAGGTCGATATCTACAACATCACGTCGGGAACTCGCCTAACCACGTACGCCATTCCGGGCCCGCCTGGCAGCGGCGTGATCTGCATCAACGGGGCGGCCGCCCATCTGGTGAACCCGAAAGATCTGGTCATCATCGCCAGCTACGCCCAATATACCGAGCAGGAGCTGGCTGATTACGCCCCGATCGTCGTCCAAGTCGATCAGCAAAATCAGATCATGACGCCGGTCGCAAAAAATTAG
- a CDS encoding cupin domain-containing protein: protein MRSRSPSRKSTDCYVLEGELETQVEDGPVFRLKPGDTLCEPSMALHRATRNVNPDKPAKILAVHLTPIDAKELVIPEPEK, encoded by the coding sequence ATGCGATCACGCAGTCCGTCGAGAAAATCAACGGACTGCTACGTGTTGGAAGGGGAACTCGAAACGCAGGTCGAAGATGGACCGGTCTTTCGACTCAAACCAGGCGACACCCTTTGCGAACCGTCGATGGCCCTGCATCGAGCGACCCGCAATGTGAACCCCGACAAACCGGCCAAGATTCTGGCTGTGCACCTGACGCCGATTGACGCCAAAGAGTTGGTGATTCCGGAACCAGAGAAGTAG
- the uvrA gene encoding excinuclease ABC subunit UvrA, translating into MPVTDIEIKGAREHNLRDVSLVLPRNKLICLTGVSGSGKSSLAFDTVYAEGQRRYVESLSSYARQFMGQMPKPEVDFIGGLTPSISISQKTTGNNPRSTVGTITEINDFLRILYARIGKGHCTECGKALTAQTREQILEHILAMEEESQIVILAPLIRGQKGEHKDLFIDLLKQGFVRARVDGRVVNLTDDLSLDRQMRHNIELVVDRLTIKPSVRGRLAEAVELAMKMGEGSLIVAPRVDEEEADEEAPKPTKKKPRAKKQKKTDVAGDMMFSVDYACVDCGVSFDPPTPQLFSFNSPQGMCPVCDGLGQIYTFDPELLVPDVTLSFKKGAVEILGKWSDLGRWKRHIYKGVAETMERKLNLDAGAFLDTPWREMEDEVKNLLLYGAGEQHITFTWRAGSSPQKYGGTYDGIVSDLLEKYKTSNSKPQLRQLEKYMSTIGCPDCGGQRLNPQARYVKLGTKSKAFKDKPELSLPDVSDLSIQDATEFFSKLDLDDMSLKIGAEAIKEVRGRLGFLENVGLEYLTLSRTAPTLSGGESQRIRLAGQIGCGLVGVTYILDEPSIGLHPRDNDRLLATLNDLRDLGNTVLVVEHDEDTMRVADHVIDFGPGAGVRGGYIVAQGLAEEIAANPKSVTGQFLAGTEKIDVPETRRQLGEKKLTIVGAAENNLKNVNVEIPLGGFVCVTGVSGSGKSSVVNDILVEALRRDLNHGLGEPGAHERIDGLDHLDKMIAIDQSPIGRTPRSNPATYIKVFDDIRNLFAQLPESRRRGYKPGRFSFNVDGGRCSACEGNGANKLEMDFLADIWVTCPVCEGHRFNRETLEVRFKEKSIADVLEMDVQEGLTLFENVPTIAHKLQTLHDVGLDYIKLGQPSPTLSGGEAQRIKLAKELVKRSTGRTLYLLDEPTTGLHFADVKMLLKVLHAFAEQGNTVLVVEHNLDVIKTADWLIDMGPEGGSSGGTVVASGPPEVVAEVEASHTGQALKAVLAGKQSRAVTEIKRAAKAAQQKRDQKAAKVIEVRGAKMHNLKDVDAKIDREKMTVFCGPSGSGKSSLAMDTIYAEGQRRYVESLSAYARQFVGQMQKPKIDHIEGLSPAIAIEQKNLGNSPRSTVGTVTEIYDYLRVMMPRLGTPYCPDCEIPISTQTSSHITDKILSEPAETKLFLMAPVMLDVGQQYSELWEDLKATGYQRIRVDGVVHTLDKPPKIDRRRHHDIEVVVDRISVKEESRSRIADSVENALSLGAGFLHVAYVDDKLPEHRWRIKRHSQKLSCGQCDRSFDQLSPHNFSFNSQLGWCPDCEGLGTQTGADPTALLSDPKLSLREGALKLWPGVHHDISVRMLEALSASAGVPLDTPFERLSSRHRRVLLHGTGDAWFDVHDSEDQTKRPIFRFQFKGLYPALEEASRLSPAFRMQLESLVAEVECTTCCGSRLRDDSSAVRFRDQTVLDICSMPMGQLLEFIQGWKLKKRETKIAGEIVRELENRVQFLCDVGLEYLTLRRTAPTLSAGEAQRIRLASQLGSGLCGVLYVLDEPTIGLHPRDNRRLLSALHRLRDLGNTLIVVEHDHEVIEGSDKLLDFGPQAGVNGGTIVATGTPKQVSKAKDSITGPYISGKKAISVPSNRRMPSVRELAAKGKPFELSSPTGEWLEVVGARHNNLHNVNVRFPLGSLIAIAGPSGSGKSSLMQEVVYNSLARTLHRASTTPGAHDAIRGIEAINKVIRVDQQPLGNSPSSNAATYTGVFDVIRDLFSQLPEAKLRGYTPRRFSFNVDGGRCETCEGMGQKCIEMHFLPDVWVTCETCDGHRYNDETLSVRYHGKSIADVLEMPIGQAVTLFENIPKIRRILQTLCDVGLDYVTLGQPAPTLSGGEAQRVKLASELARPDTGKTLYLLDEPTTGLHFEDLRKLLDVFHRLVDLGNTVVVIEHNLDVMKQADWILEIGPEAGAEGGRLVTAGTPEDVVAYSKAFDKGDEPLRSHTGEALAPFLKAGPYEERRRFDEAALDQEREGDMEIADVGRATKMPWELDGRRWHTKDRVGRSGEACNWDGKILSAVVDKIQELGEFSEINWNSRTIVEISGLKKSDGWFFHAITGESWLVKMKFRVAKGTFDRMELPSRLALPTLNELEDLPIYSNEPRCKVKNLRGPFQEIEIRAHTYEEVNRSEFWEFLGQAVAGFEKYLGMINQNVEDHMPWKKLGEKWHLSRKGFPPGKNPQWDPNVLEDLLGLLVDTADDGEILWNNQVIVNVMASGVNGSWASVTSKRPEDVRLTIRVPRGAVALGRIAGLGHEPDIDAKSDGDVVRIHFRTTDDLEKGDLAEFLQETLSAIGESNGQKKLF; encoded by the coding sequence ATGCCGGTAACCGATATCGAGATCAAAGGCGCACGCGAACACAATCTCCGCGACGTCTCTCTCGTACTTCCCCGGAACAAGCTGATCTGCCTGACCGGCGTCAGCGGTAGCGGCAAGAGCTCGCTCGCCTTCGACACCGTCTATGCCGAAGGGCAGCGCCGGTATGTCGAAAGCCTCTCGAGCTATGCCCGGCAGTTCATGGGGCAGATGCCCAAGCCAGAGGTCGACTTCATCGGCGGCCTCACCCCGTCGATCTCGATCTCGCAGAAGACGACCGGCAACAATCCTCGCAGTACCGTCGGTACGATCACCGAGATCAACGACTTCCTCCGCATCCTCTATGCGCGGATTGGCAAAGGTCATTGCACCGAGTGTGGCAAAGCGCTGACTGCGCAAACGCGTGAGCAGATTCTGGAACACATTCTGGCGATGGAGGAAGAGTCGCAGATCGTCATCCTGGCGCCGCTCATCCGCGGGCAGAAGGGTGAGCACAAAGATCTGTTCATCGATCTCTTGAAACAGGGCTTCGTCCGCGCTCGGGTCGATGGGCGAGTCGTCAATCTGACCGATGACCTGTCGCTCGACCGTCAGATGCGGCACAACATCGAACTGGTCGTCGATCGCTTGACCATCAAGCCGAGCGTTCGCGGCCGGTTGGCCGAAGCGGTCGAACTGGCGATGAAGATGGGCGAAGGAAGCTTGATCGTCGCGCCCCGCGTCGACGAAGAAGAAGCTGACGAGGAAGCTCCCAAACCGACCAAAAAAAAACCGCGCGCCAAAAAGCAAAAGAAGACCGACGTCGCTGGCGACATGATGTTCTCGGTCGACTACGCCTGCGTCGATTGCGGCGTTTCGTTCGATCCGCCGACGCCGCAACTATTCAGCTTTAATAGTCCGCAAGGGATGTGCCCGGTTTGCGACGGGCTTGGGCAGATCTACACCTTTGATCCCGAACTGCTCGTCCCCGACGTCACGCTGTCGTTCAAGAAAGGCGCTGTCGAGATCCTCGGCAAGTGGTCTGATCTTGGTCGTTGGAAACGCCACATCTACAAGGGGGTCGCCGAGACGATGGAGCGGAAGCTCAATCTCGACGCTGGCGCCTTTTTGGATACGCCGTGGCGTGAGATGGAAGACGAGGTCAAGAACCTCCTGCTCTATGGCGCCGGCGAACAACACATCACCTTCACTTGGCGAGCCGGCTCGTCGCCGCAAAAGTATGGCGGCACCTACGACGGGATCGTTTCCGACCTGCTCGAAAAATACAAGACTAGCAACTCCAAGCCGCAGTTGCGACAGCTCGAAAAATATATGTCGACGATCGGCTGCCCCGACTGCGGCGGTCAGCGACTCAACCCGCAGGCGCGGTACGTCAAGCTGGGCACCAAAAGCAAGGCCTTCAAAGACAAACCGGAACTATCCTTGCCGGACGTCTCGGACCTGTCGATCCAAGACGCTACGGAGTTCTTCAGCAAGCTCGATCTCGACGATATGTCGCTGAAGATCGGCGCCGAAGCGATCAAGGAAGTCCGCGGACGACTTGGCTTTCTCGAAAACGTCGGGCTCGAATACCTGACCCTGAGCCGCACCGCACCGACGCTCTCCGGCGGAGAGTCGCAGCGGATTCGCCTGGCCGGGCAAATCGGTTGCGGTCTGGTTGGCGTGACCTATATCTTGGACGAACCATCGATTGGTTTGCATCCCCGCGACAACGATCGATTGCTCGCGACGCTCAACGATCTGCGCGACCTGGGCAACACCGTGCTGGTGGTCGAGCATGACGAAGACACGATGCGGGTCGCCGACCATGTGATCGACTTTGGTCCCGGCGCCGGTGTCCGCGGCGGTTACATCGTCGCCCAAGGTCTGGCCGAAGAAATCGCCGCCAATCCGAAGAGCGTCACCGGTCAGTTCTTGGCCGGAACCGAGAAGATCGACGTCCCCGAGACGCGCCGCCAACTGGGTGAGAAAAAGCTGACGATCGTCGGCGCCGCCGAGAACAACCTGAAGAACGTCAACGTCGAGATCCCGCTGGGCGGTTTCGTCTGCGTTACCGGCGTCAGCGGCAGCGGCAAAAGTAGCGTCGTCAACGACATCCTGGTCGAAGCGCTCCGTCGCGACTTGAACCATGGCCTGGGCGAACCAGGCGCCCATGAGCGGATCGACGGGCTCGACCATCTCGACAAGATGATCGCCATCGACCAGTCGCCGATCGGCCGCACCCCGCGCAGCAATCCGGCGACCTACATAAAGGTCTTCGACGATATCCGCAACCTGTTCGCCCAACTGCCCGAGTCACGTCGTCGCGGCTACAAACCGGGGCGATTCAGCTTTAACGTCGACGGCGGACGCTGTTCGGCCTGCGAAGGGAACGGCGCCAACAAGCTGGAGATGGACTTCCTGGCCGACATCTGGGTCACGTGTCCCGTTTGCGAAGGGCATCGCTTCAACCGCGAAACGCTCGAAGTGCGGTTCAAAGAGAAGTCGATCGCCGACGTGCTCGAAATGGACGTGCAGGAAGGGCTGACGCTGTTTGAGAACGTGCCGACCATCGCCCACAAATTGCAAACGCTGCACGACGTCGGTCTCGACTACATCAAACTGGGACAACCGTCGCCCACGCTCTCTGGCGGCGAAGCCCAACGGATCAAGCTGGCCAAAGAACTGGTCAAACGCAGCACCGGCCGCACGTTGTACCTGCTCGATGAACCGACGACCGGGCTTCACTTTGCCGACGTGAAGATGCTGCTGAAGGTGCTGCACGCCTTCGCCGAGCAGGGAAACACGGTGCTGGTGGTCGAGCACAATCTGGACGTGATCAAAACGGCCGACTGGCTGATCGACATGGGCCCCGAAGGCGGTTCGTCCGGCGGTACGGTTGTCGCCTCGGGACCGCCGGAGGTCGTCGCCGAAGTCGAAGCTTCGCACACGGGTCAAGCGCTCAAAGCGGTGCTGGCCGGCAAGCAAAGCCGCGCCGTGACCGAGATCAAGCGAGCCGCCAAAGCCGCGCAGCAGAAGCGCGACCAGAAGGCGGCCAAGGTGATCGAAGTCCGCGGCGCCAAGATGCACAACCTGAAGGATGTCGACGCCAAGATCGACCGCGAGAAGATGACCGTCTTCTGCGGACCGAGCGGCAGCGGCAAAAGCTCGCTGGCGATGGATACGATCTACGCTGAAGGACAACGGCGTTACGTCGAAAGCCTGAGCGCTTACGCGCGGCAGTTCGTCGGTCAGATGCAAAAGCCGAAAATCGACCATATCGAAGGGCTCTCGCCGGCGATTGCAATTGAACAGAAGAATCTCGGCAACTCGCCCCGTTCGACCGTCGGAACGGTGACCGAAATCTACGACTACCTCCGCGTGATGATGCCGCGGCTCGGTACGCCGTATTGCCCTGACTGCGAAATTCCGATCAGCACGCAGACCTCGTCGCATATCACCGACAAGATCCTGAGCGAGCCGGCCGAGACGAAGCTGTTTCTGATGGCGCCGGTCATGCTGGACGTGGGTCAGCAATACTCGGAGTTGTGGGAAGACCTGAAGGCGACCGGCTATCAGCGGATCCGCGTCGATGGGGTCGTTCACACGCTCGACAAACCGCCGAAGATCGATCGCCGCCGTCATCACGATATCGAGGTGGTGGTCGACCGTATCTCGGTCAAAGAAGAGTCGCGGAGCCGCATCGCCGACAGCGTCGAGAACGCGCTGAGCCTGGGCGCCGGTTTCTTGCATGTCGCGTACGTCGACGACAAGCTGCCGGAGCATCGCTGGCGGATCAAACGGCATAGCCAAAAGCTGTCGTGCGGGCAGTGCGATCGCAGCTTCGATCAACTCTCGCCTCACAACTTCTCGTTCAACAGTCAGCTCGGCTGGTGTCCTGACTGCGAAGGGTTGGGAACGCAAACCGGCGCCGATCCGACCGCGCTGCTCAGCGACCCAAAGCTGTCGCTGCGCGAAGGAGCGCTGAAGCTGTGGCCCGGCGTCCATCACGACATCTCGGTACGGATGCTCGAAGCGTTGTCTGCCTCGGCCGGCGTGCCGCTCGACACGCCGTTTGAACGACTCAGCAGCCGCCATCGCCGCGTCTTGCTGCATGGTACCGGCGACGCTTGGTTTGACGTGCATGATAGCGAAGATCAGACCAAGCGACCGATCTTCCGCTTCCAGTTCAAAGGGTTGTACCCAGCGCTGGAAGAAGCGTCGCGTTTGTCGCCGGCGTTCCGCATGCAGCTGGAAAGCCTGGTCGCTGAGGTCGAATGCACCACCTGCTGCGGCAGCCGTTTGCGTGACGATTCGTCGGCGGTGCGGTTCCGCGATCAGACGGTCCTCGACATCTGCAGCATGCCGATGGGGCAGTTGCTGGAGTTCATCCAAGGTTGGAAGCTGAAAAAGCGGGAAACCAAGATCGCTGGCGAAATCGTCCGCGAGCTCGAAAACCGCGTGCAATTCCTGTGCGACGTCGGTCTCGAATACCTCACGCTCCGCCGCACGGCGCCAACGCTGTCGGCCGGCGAAGCGCAACGCATCCGACTCGCCAGTCAGCTCGGCAGCGGGCTCTGCGGCGTGCTGTACGTCTTGGACGAACCGACGATCGGTCTGCACCCCCGCGACAACCGCCGCTTGCTGTCAGCGTTGCATCGTCTGCGCGACCTGGGCAACACATTGATCGTGGTCGAACACGATCACGAAGTGATCGAAGGAAGCGACAAGCTGCTCGATTTCGGTCCCCAGGCAGGCGTCAACGGCGGTACCATTGTGGCGACCGGCACGCCCAAGCAAGTCAGCAAGGCGAAGGACTCGATCACCGGTCCGTACATCAGCGGCAAGAAGGCGATTTCGGTTCCGTCGAACCGCCGTATGCCTTCCGTCCGAGAGCTGGCGGCCAAGGGAAAACCGTTCGAGCTCAGCTCGCCGACCGGCGAATGGCTGGAAGTGGTCGGCGCCCGGCATAACAACCTGCACAACGTGAACGTGCGGTTCCCGCTTGGCAGCCTGATCGCAATCGCCGGTCCCAGCGGCAGCGGCAAGAGCAGCCTGATGCAGGAAGTGGTTTACAACTCGCTGGCCCGCACGCTGCATCGCGCGTCGACGACGCCTGGCGCTCATGACGCGATCCGCGGCATCGAGGCGATCAACAAGGTGATCCGCGTCGATCAACAGCCGCTCGGCAATTCGCCCAGCTCCAACGCGGCGACCTATACCGGCGTCTTCGACGTCATCCGCGATCTCTTCTCGCAACTGCCGGAAGCGAAACTGCGCGGCTACACGCCGCGGCGGTTCAGCTTTAACGTCGATGGGGGACGCTGCGAGACGTGCGAAGGGATGGGCCAGAAATGCATCGAGATGCACTTCCTGCCCGACGTCTGGGTCACCTGCGAAACGTGCGATGGCCATCGCTACAACGACGAAACCCTGTCGGTTCGATACCACGGCAAGTCGATCGCCGACGTGCTGGAAATGCCGATCGGTCAGGCGGTAACCCTATTCGAGAACATCCCCAAGATCCGCCGCATTTTGCAGACGCTGTGCGACGTCGGTCTCGACTACGTGACGCTCGGCCAACCGGCGCCGACCCTCTCCGGCGGTGAAGCGCAGCGCGTGAAGCTGGCGTCGGAACTGGCGCGGCCCGACACCGGCAAGACGCTTTACCTGCTCGACGAACCTACGACCGGTCTCCACTTTGAAGACCTGCGGAAGCTGCTCGACGTCTTCCATCGCCTGGTCGATCTCGGCAACACGGTCGTGGTGATCGAACACAACCTGGACGTCATGAAGCAGGCCGACTGGATTCTCGAGATCGGTCCCGAAGCAGGCGCCGAAGGAGGTCGACTGGTCACCGCCGGTACGCCGGAAGATGTGGTCGCCTACAGCAAGGCGTTCGACAAGGGAGACGAGCCGCTTCGTTCGCACACCGGCGAAGCGCTGGCGCCATTCCTGAAGGCCGGCCCCTACGAAGAGCGCCGCCGCTTTGACGAGGCGGCCCTCGACCAAGAACGCGAAGGGGACATGGAAATCGCCGACGTTGGTCGCGCCACCAAGATGCCGTGGGAACTCGACGGCCGCCGCTGGCACACCAAAGATCGGGTTGGCCGCAGCGGTGAGGCCTGCAACTGGGACGGCAAGATCCTCTCGGCCGTGGTCGATAAGATTCAAGAGCTGGGCGAGTTCAGCGAGATCAACTGGAACTCGCGAACCATCGTCGAAATCTCGGGGCTCAAGAAGAGCGACGGCTGGTTCTTCCACGCCATCACCGGTGAAAGCTGGTTGGTGAAAATGAAATTCCGCGTCGCCAAGGGAACCTTCGACCGGATGGAGTTGCCCAGTCGCTTGGCGCTGCCGACCTTGAACGAATTGGAAGATCTGCCGATCTACAGCAACGAACCGCGCTGCAAGGTGAAGAACCTCCGTGGGCCGTTCCAGGAAATCGAAATCCGCGCCCATACTTACGAAGAGGTCAACCGCAGCGAATTCTGGGAGTTCCTCGGCCAAGCGGTCGCCGGCTTCGAGAAGTACCTCGGCATGATCAACCAAAACGTCGAAGACCACATGCCCTGGAAAAAGCTGGGCGAAAAGTGGCATCTGTCGCGGAAAGGCTTCCCACCGGGCAAGAATCCGCAGTGGGATCCGAACGTGCTGGAAGACCTGCTGGGTCTGTTGGTCGACACGGCCGACGATGGTGAGATCCTGTGGAACAACCAGGTGATCGTCAACGTGATGGCATCCGGCGTTAATGGATCGTGGGCCAGCGTCACCAGCAAACGCCCGGAAGACGTCCGCCTGACGATCCGCGTCCCCCGCGGCGCCGTCGCCCTGGGCCGCATCGCCGGCTTGGGTCATGAGCCTGACATCGACGCCAAAAGTGATGGCGACGTCGTCCGAATCCACTTCCGGACGACCGACGACCTCGAAAAGGGAGATCTGGCCGAGTTCCTGCAGGAAACGCTCAGCGCGATCGGTGAGTCAAACGGCCAGAAGAAGCTGTTCTGA
- a CDS encoding nuclear transport factor 2 family protein — MAVLREFASAYAIRDLEKLLAVFLPEPDVVLLGTGQDEKRLGLTGICEQAERDWEQADTLHFRFGWRSVSCYGDVCWIAADCFALVQAGYRQAEIPLRITAVLVRNAEDSLRIAQLHYSSPVLPEDESDTCLE; from the coding sequence ATGGCAGTCCTACGGGAATTCGCCAGCGCTTACGCTATTCGAGATCTGGAGAAACTGCTGGCGGTGTTTTTGCCTGAACCGGACGTAGTGCTTCTGGGAACGGGCCAAGACGAAAAGCGTCTTGGTCTAACCGGAATCTGCGAACAGGCGGAGCGTGACTGGGAACAAGCCGACACGTTGCATTTTCGCTTTGGATGGCGAAGCGTTTCGTGCTACGGCGACGTTTGCTGGATCGCGGCCGATTGTTTTGCTCTGGTTCAAGCGGGTTACCGCCAAGCGGAGATTCCTCTCCGGATTACTGCAGTCCTGGTTCGCAACGCAGAAGATTCGCTGCGAATCGCCCAGCTTCATTACTCTTCGCCGGTCCTGCCGGAAGACGAGTCCGATACCTGTCTCGAGTAG
- a CDS encoding fused MFS/spermidine synthase codes for MFRRRQLLRCCFAAAVFVSALLLFQIQPIVSKSILPWFGGSPAVWTTAMLFFQVVLFLGYLYAHLTTRYLPLLWQGALHLLLVVAAAFLAPVLADISWKPAPEDAPALRILLLLTATIGLPYFLLAANGPLLQAWFGRRFPGVTPYRLYALSNIGSLLALLSYPFVIEPNFAVSTQAAQWSIGFGLFAALLAVVVWQLRAVPATEAFCDTETASPEKPPTITWRTRAKWLLLPAWASFGLLAVTNHVCQDMAVVPLLWVAPLSLYLLTFILAFDGEGWYRRETVAWLTLVSLAGVALVDWTNGSLGLTTAIGVYFASLFFACFACHGELVRLKPLPARLTEFYLTISAGGALGGVLVSLVCPMALTDYFESPIFILGSFLIAGGILFSATSLPTTVGQTAPPPLPKRLAWAIPLLLLVVYGELRNFGSDYLVSRRNFYGVLHIDDQTADGQRRRMMFHGRIVHGFQFLDDKRRTEPTSYYAPETGVGIVLQQLEQQQRPLRVGVVGLGAGTLAAYGKPGDTFRMYEINPEVVELAEDYFSYLKDSAADIQIVLGDGRLSLEAESDQKFDLLVLDAFSGDAIPTHLLTREAFDIYRQRLAPGGAIAVHISNMHVDLRPVVEGLADDCDLQSLYFFAAPDVAQQKTGAHWVIATNNETLLANDLLRRAATTEPSQLVVDRLWTDDYSNLLHVLK; via the coding sequence ATGTTTCGCCGCCGCCAACTCCTGCGTTGCTGCTTCGCCGCAGCGGTTTTCGTCAGTGCGCTGCTGTTGTTTCAGATCCAGCCGATCGTCAGCAAGTCGATTTTGCCCTGGTTCGGCGGCAGTCCAGCGGTCTGGACCACGGCGATGCTCTTCTTTCAGGTCGTGCTGTTTCTTGGATATCTCTACGCACACCTGACGACCCGATACCTGCCGCTGCTATGGCAAGGAGCGTTGCATCTGCTGTTGGTGGTGGCGGCGGCGTTCCTGGCGCCGGTGTTGGCCGACATCAGCTGGAAGCCTGCGCCGGAAGACGCGCCGGCGCTGCGCATCTTGCTGCTGCTCACTGCGACGATCGGGCTCCCGTACTTCTTGCTGGCCGCCAATGGTCCGCTGCTGCAAGCCTGGTTCGGCCGACGCTTTCCCGGCGTTACCCCCTACCGACTCTATGCGCTGTCGAACATCGGTTCGCTACTGGCGCTACTCAGTTATCCCTTTGTGATCGAACCGAACTTCGCAGTATCGACGCAAGCGGCGCAGTGGTCGATTGGCTTCGGCTTGTTCGCCGCGCTGTTGGCGGTGGTCGTCTGGCAACTTCGCGCGGTCCCCGCTACCGAGGCGTTCTGCGATACGGAAACGGCTTCGCCGGAGAAACCACCTACGATTACATGGCGTACGCGAGCCAAATGGTTATTGCTGCCGGCTTGGGCCAGCTTTGGCCTATTGGCGGTCACCAATCATGTTTGCCAAGACATGGCGGTGGTGCCGCTGCTGTGGGTCGCTCCGCTCAGCTTGTACCTGCTGACCTTTATCCTGGCGTTCGATGGCGAAGGTTGGTACCGTCGCGAAACGGTCGCTTGGCTGACGCTGGTTTCGCTCGCCGGCGTGGCGCTGGTCGATTGGACCAATGGCTCGCTCGGGCTGACCACCGCGATTGGCGTCTACTTTGCGTCGTTGTTCTTCGCTTGTTTTGCCTGCCATGGCGAACTGGTCCGTTTGAAACCACTGCCGGCTCGCTTGACTGAGTTTTACCTGACGATCTCCGCCGGCGGCGCACTGGGGGGCGTTCTCGTTTCGCTCGTCTGTCCAATGGCGCTGACCGACTACTTTGAATCGCCGATTTTCATCCTCGGCAGCTTTCTGATCGCCGGCGGCATCTTGTTCTCGGCGACTAGTTTGCCGACGACCGTTGGTCAAACGGCGCCGCCACCCTTGCCGAAACGGTTGGCCTGGGCGATTCCGCTGCTGCTATTGGTGGTCTACGGCGAACTCCGCAATTTTGGTAGCGATTACCTGGTGTCTCGCCGCAACTTTTACGGCGTGTTGCACATTGACGATCAAACGGCCGACGGCCAGCGACGACGAATGATGTTTCATGGCCGCATCGTCCACGGATTTCAATTTCTCGACGACAAACGCCGCACCGAACCAACCTCGTACTATGCACCCGAGACAGGCGTCGGCATCGTGCTGCAACAGTTGGAACAACAACAGCGACCGCTGCGGGTCGGCGTCGTCGGACTTGGCGCCGGAACGCTGGCCGCGTACGGCAAGCCGGGCGACACGTTCCGCATGTACGAGATCAATCCAGAAGTCGTCGAATTGGCCGAAGACTATTTCAGCTACCTGAAAGACTCGGCGGCCGACATTCAGATTGTGCTGGGAGACGGCCGGCTGTCGTTGGAAGCGGAAAGCGACCAGAAGTTTGACCTGCTGGTGCTCGATGCGTTCAGCGGCGATGCCATTCCGACGCATCTGTTGACCCGCGAAGCGTTCGACATTTATCGACAGCGTCTCGCCCCCGGCGGCGCGATCGCCGTCCATATCAGCAACATGCATGTCGATCTACGACCAGTGGTCGAAGGATTGGCGGACGATTGCGATCTGCAATCGCTCTACTTCTTCGCCGCTCCTGACGTCGCCCAGCAAAAGACCGGCGCCCATTGGGTAATCGCGACCAACAACGAAACGCTCTTGGCCAACGACTTACTTCGCCGCGCCGCGACGACCGAACCTTCGCAATTGGTGGTCGATCGTCTTTGGACCGATGACTATAGCAATCTGTTGCATGTGTTGAAGTAG
- a CDS encoding DUF1559 domain-containing protein, with translation MKSIRSGFTLVELLVVIAIIGVLIALLLPAVQQAREAARRGQCMNNFKQYGLALHNRHDTFHNLPIGATNSPRHTWVVEIWAFIEQSALADQYLPDQPFYTTSTSPAHNHITQNATTGLCTQPIGLYFCPSEKGETLWKGDAYWRSRGNYVVNFGNTAGADEVAQSAPFARNQKARDFSSFTDGLSNTLVMSEIIMAREEDRDSRGDIFNDDGPGCAFMTNNTPNSGVDAPQFCTNTAPNPPCVTASSPMYVTARSQHPGGVNVLLGDGAVTFVGETISANVWHAVGSSAGNESLQLP, from the coding sequence ATGAAATCGATCCGATCTGGCTTTACGCTTGTCGAACTACTGGTGGTCATCGCGATCATCGGCGTGCTCATCGCTCTCTTACTGCCTGCGGTGCAGCAAGCCCGCGAAGCGGCCCGACGCGGGCAATGTATGAACAACTTCAAGCAATATGGGTTGGCGCTGCACAACCGCCACGATACCTTCCATAATTTGCCGATCGGCGCGACCAATTCGCCGCGACATACATGGGTTGTCGAAATCTGGGCGTTTATCGAACAATCGGCCCTCGCTGATCAGTATTTGCCCGATCAGCCCTTCTATACCACCAGCACCTCGCCGGCGCACAACCACATCACGCAGAATGCGACGACCGGTTTGTGCACGCAGCCAATCGGTCTCTATTTCTGCCCCAGCGAAAAAGGAGAGACCCTTTGGAAAGGTGACGCCTACTGGCGATCGCGCGGCAACTATGTCGTCAACTTCGGCAACACGGCGGGCGCCGACGAAGTGGCGCAAAGCGCTCCGTTTGCTCGCAATCAGAAGGCCCGCGATTTCTCGAGCTTTACGGACGGCCTTTCCAATACGCTGGTCATGTCCGAGATCATCATGGCCCGCGAAGAAGATCGGGACTCGCGCGGCGATATCTTCAACGACGACGGCCCGGGCTGCGCATTCATGACCAACAACACGCCCAACAGCGGCGTCGACGCGCCGCAGTTCTGCACCAACACGGCGCCCAATCCTCCTTGCGTGACCGCGTCGTCGCCGATGTATGTCACCGCTCGCAGTCAACATCCCGGGGGCGTCAACGTCTTGCTGGGAGATGGCGCGGTGACGTTTGTCGGCGAAACGATTTCGGCCAATGTGTGGCACGCGGTCGGTTCGAGCGCCGGCAATGAGTCTTTGCAGCTTCCCTAA